A genomic segment from Meiothermus sp. Pnk-1 encodes:
- a CDS encoding cytochrome C oxidase subunit IV family protein, which translates to MEYAETPASTTKGEQHQPIRVYLIVWGLLFVLSAMSYFLDYFDVHPDWLRHFLITAFALIKAALIVGFFMHMRFERLGLILAILLPPLLLMALVAILLPEGNYVAGVRELFFGR; encoded by the coding sequence ATGGAATACGCCGAAACCCCCGCGAGCACAACCAAAGGCGAGCAGCACCAGCCGATAAGGGTCTACCTTATCGTGTGGGGTCTGCTCTTCGTGTTGTCGGCGATGTCTTATTTCCTGGATTACTTCGATGTGCACCCGGACTGGCTGCGGCACTTCCTGATCACCGCCTTTGCCCTGATCAAAGCCGCGCTGATCGTGGGGTTTTTCATGCACATGCGCTTTGAGCGGCTGGGCTTGATCCTGGCGATCCTGTTGCCGCCTTTACTGCTGATGGCCTTGGTAGCGATCCTGCTCCCCGAGGGCAACTACGTGGCCGGGGTGCGGGAGCTCTTTTTCGGGCGATAG
- a CDS encoding AAA family ATPase — MRPLRLRVEGFGAYLEPQEILFDEVELFAITGPTGSGKSTLLDAITYALYKQTPRIGAKGFSELRHPGAAHTRVELEFGVAEQVWRVVRVLGKDNQHRLEYLQDGTWRVHLSSEKAKTLDAQIAHLLGMDYDTFTRAILLPQGQFDLFLRGAAKDRRETLIKLYGLERLKAMRERVGEHLREARERLKLLEGELLALEEAEEGRLEALREEIEKLRREEGSLEAQVAQAERDLKRREELAQKFEEWERMQRTLKRLEVEATDLAQFKLRLERAQAAERVLPQVEAFEAAQREAHQARTHADRARSEAERLQAELSRLEAGYDLAALEAAKAELARLPLLEAWEKSLMRHGGNLNLRHPAPLSFDEDRLKAIGEAERAWGEVEKLEGRLAQLEGELAQEQARLRRRQAERDGLERELERLKALGQEAAKVHEAAKAAFEAAQQKAGVLLHRHLLRAGEPCPLCAQPVAALPPEAPLPDLEGLRLELARTDQQLQELRGAYQEKRGSLKALSESLPEEAQRLAARQQERDKLAGEVQQLKAGLFGSPESLAEERVRMLAGLAAQLRAATGGEAVGRFKAALQKKASDLEATRSRLEEAEQRLAEAQRKHLAAEEAAKAAESGLARLEQSLSISLRNAGFTGPDEVRKAQLSPAERDSLTQRIESHQKDKEYATKRLEVLTAELIGQPLVGPEAVREAKGRLDELRARAKEVHGRRVGLEGDLDRLEGQLKRKREIQGEQAKLSQSVDLWERLARDLQGDRFQDYLLERYQTGLLQRATELMGELSGGRYRFCLDGGEYAVEDRWIHAVRPVRTLSGGESFLASLSLALSLSEHLSRGRIGALFLDEGFGTLDAETLEQVAGVLEALPTRGRLVGIVTHVEALAERLPARLVVDKHPSGSRLRWLER; from the coding sequence ATGCGACCTCTCCGACTCCGTGTAGAAGGCTTTGGGGCTTACCTCGAGCCGCAGGAAATCCTCTTTGACGAGGTGGAACTATTCGCCATCACCGGCCCCACCGGCTCGGGCAAAAGTACCCTTTTGGACGCGATCACCTACGCCCTCTACAAGCAGACCCCGCGCATCGGGGCCAAGGGATTTTCCGAACTCAGGCATCCCGGCGCGGCCCATACCCGGGTCGAGCTCGAGTTCGGCGTGGCCGAGCAGGTCTGGCGGGTGGTGCGGGTGCTGGGCAAGGACAACCAGCACCGGCTCGAGTACCTCCAGGATGGGACTTGGCGGGTGCACCTTTCCTCTGAGAAGGCCAAGACCTTAGATGCCCAGATCGCCCATCTGCTCGGCATGGACTACGACACCTTCACCCGTGCCATTTTGCTGCCGCAGGGCCAGTTCGACCTCTTTTTACGCGGGGCAGCCAAGGACCGCCGCGAGACCCTGATCAAGCTCTACGGCCTGGAGCGCCTCAAGGCGATGCGCGAGCGGGTGGGCGAGCACCTGCGGGAGGCTCGGGAAAGGCTGAAGCTGCTGGAAGGAGAGCTTCTGGCTCTAGAAGAGGCCGAGGAAGGTCGGCTCGAGGCCTTGCGCGAAGAGATCGAAAAGCTCAGGCGCGAAGAGGGCTCCCTCGAGGCCCAGGTGGCCCAGGCCGAGCGCGACCTAAAGCGGCGTGAGGAACTGGCCCAGAAGTTCGAGGAGTGGGAGCGCATGCAGCGCACCCTGAAGCGCCTGGAGGTCGAAGCGACGGATCTTGCTCAGTTCAAGCTCCGGCTCGAGCGGGCCCAAGCCGCGGAGCGGGTGTTGCCCCAGGTGGAAGCCTTCGAGGCTGCCCAGCGCGAGGCCCACCAAGCGAGAACTCACGCCGATCGGGCACGCTCCGAGGCTGAGCGCTTGCAGGCCGAACTCAGCCGCCTCGAGGCCGGCTACGACCTGGCCGCGCTCGAGGCGGCCAAGGCCGAACTGGCCCGGCTCCCGCTGCTCGAGGCGTGGGAAAAATCGCTCATGCGCCACGGCGGAAACCTGAACCTCCGGCATCCTGCCCCCCTATCTTTCGATGAAGACCGGCTCAAAGCGATAGGAGAAGCCGAGCGCGCCTGGGGGGAGGTGGAAAAGCTCGAGGGGCGGCTGGCTCAACTCGAGGGTGAGCTCGCCCAAGAGCAAGCCCGTCTGCGCAGACGCCAAGCGGAGCGGGACGGGCTCGAGCGGGAGCTGGAGCGCCTCAAGGCCTTGGGACAGGAGGCGGCCAAGGTTCACGAGGCCGCCAAGGCAGCCTTCGAAGCGGCGCAGCAAAAGGCCGGGGTGCTGCTCCACCGGCACCTGCTTCGCGCGGGAGAGCCCTGCCCGTTGTGTGCGCAGCCGGTGGCGGCGCTCCCCCCCGAGGCCCCCCTTCCGGATCTGGAGGGGTTGCGGCTCGAGCTAGCCCGTACCGACCAGCAGTTGCAAGAGCTGCGCGGCGCTTACCAGGAGAAGCGCGGCTCGCTCAAGGCCCTTAGCGAGAGCCTGCCCGAGGAAGCGCAGCGGCTCGCGGCCCGCCAGCAGGAGCGGGACAAGTTGGCGGGGGAAGTGCAGCAGCTCAAAGCCGGGCTCTTCGGTTCGCCGGAGTCGCTCGCGGAGGAACGGGTGCGGATGCTGGCCGGGTTGGCCGCCCAACTCCGGGCCGCGACCGGCGGGGAGGCGGTAGGCCGCTTCAAAGCCGCGTTGCAGAAGAAGGCCTCCGACCTCGAGGCCACCAGAAGCCGCCTGGAAGAGGCCGAGCAGCGCCTGGCCGAAGCCCAGCGCAAACACCTGGCCGCCGAGGAGGCCGCCAAAGCCGCCGAAAGCGGGCTGGCTCGGCTTGAGCAAAGCCTCTCGATCTCGCTGCGAAACGCCGGGTTTACCGGTCCTGACGAGGTACGTAAAGCCCAGCTGAGCCCGGCGGAGCGTGACTCGCTAACCCAGCGCATCGAGAGCCACCAGAAGGACAAAGAATACGCGACCAAGCGGCTCGAGGTGCTCACTGCCGAACTCATCGGGCAGCCGCTGGTGGGGCCGGAGGCGGTGCGGGAGGCGAAGGGCAGGCTGGACGAGCTGCGCGCGCGGGCCAAGGAGGTCCACGGGCGGCGGGTGGGGCTCGAGGGCGATCTGGATCGGCTGGAAGGGCAGCTCAAGCGCAAACGCGAGATCCAAGGCGAACAGGCCAAGCTAAGCCAATCCGTAGATCTATGGGAACGCTTGGCCCGGGACCTGCAAGGTGACCGCTTTCAGGATTATCTGCTCGAGCGCTACCAGACCGGGCTCTTGCAGCGGGCCACCGAGCTGATGGGCGAACTCTCCGGCGGGCGTTACCGCTTCTGCTTGGATGGGGGGGAGTACGCGGTGGAAGACCGCTGGATACATGCCGTCCGCCCGGTGCGCACCCTCTCCGGCGGGGAGAGCTTTTTGGCCTCGTTGTCGCTGGCGTTGTCGCTCTCGGAACACCTCTCGCGGGGTAGGATCGGGGCGCTATTCCTCGATGAAGGCTTTGGAACGCTGGACGCCGAGACGTTGGAACAAGTAGCCGGGGTTTTAGAAGCCTTGCCCACCCGAGGCCGCCTGGTGGGGATCGTCACCCATGTCGAAGCCCTAGCCGAGCGGCTCCCGGCCCGGTTGGTGGTGGACAAGCACCCTTCGGGGAGTCGGTTGCGCTGGCTCGAGCGTTAA
- a CDS encoding SRPBCC family protein → MRFEEDLEIVIAAPVEVVWEAFQDFSSWPRWSTYLKEVKRHGEGWMFRARGMPPVDLVWTARAVEREAPRYVRFASIEGAEHDLVVEGSVWFEPTENGSRVRLHFEGQPHFKSPLMNRAADIYASMFGEPHKLLKVTLEEFKREVEARASSKATSSLA, encoded by the coding sequence ATGCGCTTCGAAGAGGACCTCGAGATCGTAATTGCCGCTCCGGTCGAAGTCGTTTGGGAAGCATTCCAAGACTTCTCCAGCTGGCCCCGCTGGTCCACTTACCTCAAGGAGGTCAAGCGCCACGGCGAAGGATGGATGTTCCGGGCTCGGGGTATGCCTCCGGTAGATCTAGTTTGGACCGCTCGAGCGGTGGAGCGCGAAGCCCCTCGTTATGTCCGTTTTGCCAGCATCGAAGGAGCCGAACACGACTTGGTGGTAGAGGGATCGGTGTGGTTCGAGCCTACCGAAAACGGCAGCCGCGTTAGGCTTCATTTCGAGGGTCAACCTCACTTCAAGTCCCCCCTGATGAACCGGGCGGCCGACATTTACGCCAGCATGTTTGGCGAACCCCACAAGCTTTTGAAAGTAACTCTAGAGGAGTTCAAACGCGAGGTTGAGGCCCGGGCATCAAGCAAAGCGACCTCTTCTCTTGCATGA
- a CDS encoding exonuclease SbcCD subunit D: MRILHTADWHLGKLLKGTDRTPEIAAALEELVSLVRSERVELVLVAGDLFDRPQVSAEAEAAAFGFFHRLHELQVPAWVIAGNHDPRERLEALAPLLALAGTTVRGEVRLSGQGGVVCFPGGQAALLPFLSERRLVKAQMLLEGEGTQWKGIYADGMRRVVDNLCAGMNAAGVKLIMGHLTVEGSRLGGGEFQFYCSNSYAVSPSIFPTSLSYVALGHIHRQQQVSEAPVAWYPGSLVQLDFGEGENAPRGALLIEVEPGTPPRVHPVEARWGKPLKTFRIKLEHLERRLDELATWGGYAKLVLEGRGNAALRERLFKEFPGLLEVEFHTPESAATPPVAPMPEELDWADTYTSYVRDTYGGEPDEALLSAFRQVYEEVHAAEAAI; this comes from the coding sequence ATGCGCATTCTGCACACCGCAGACTGGCACCTGGGCAAGCTGCTCAAAGGAACCGACCGCACCCCGGAGATCGCAGCGGCGCTGGAGGAGCTGGTATCGCTGGTTCGTTCCGAACGGGTGGAGCTGGTGCTGGTGGCGGGCGACCTCTTCGACCGGCCTCAGGTCTCCGCCGAGGCGGAGGCGGCGGCGTTTGGCTTTTTTCACAGGCTGCACGAACTCCAGGTTCCGGCCTGGGTGATCGCGGGGAACCACGACCCCCGGGAGCGGCTCGAGGCCCTCGCCCCGCTGCTTGCCTTGGCGGGGACTACGGTGCGGGGGGAGGTGCGGCTCTCCGGCCAGGGGGGGGTAGTCTGCTTCCCGGGTGGTCAAGCCGCGTTGCTTCCCTTTCTCTCCGAGCGCCGATTGGTCAAGGCCCAGATGCTTCTGGAGGGGGAGGGAACCCAGTGGAAAGGGATCTACGCCGACGGGATGCGCCGGGTGGTGGACAACCTCTGCGCCGGGATGAACGCCGCGGGCGTGAAGCTGATCATGGGTCACCTCACCGTGGAGGGCTCGCGGCTGGGGGGTGGGGAGTTTCAGTTTTACTGTAGCAATAGCTACGCGGTCTCGCCCAGCATCTTTCCTACCAGCCTGAGCTATGTGGCCTTGGGGCATATCCATCGCCAGCAGCAGGTTTCGGAAGCCCCGGTGGCCTGGTATCCGGGTTCGCTGGTGCAGCTCGACTTCGGGGAAGGGGAAAACGCCCCACGAGGAGCCCTCCTCATCGAGGTTGAACCGGGGACCCCGCCCAGGGTTCACCCCGTTGAGGCCCGCTGGGGCAAGCCCCTCAAGACCTTCCGCATCAAACTGGAACACCTCGAGCGCCGCCTGGACGAGCTGGCCACCTGGGGGGGCTACGCCAAGCTGGTGCTGGAAGGCCGGGGCAACGCGGCTTTGCGCGAGCGGCTGTTCAAGGAGTTTCCAGGGCTGCTCGAGGTCGAGTTCCACACCCCGGAATCCGCAGCCACCCCCCCGGTCGCGCCGATGCCAGAGGAACTCGACTGGGCCGATACCTACACCAGCTACGTCCGCGACACCTATGGCGGCGAGCCCGACGAAGCCCTGCTCTCGGCGTTTCGCCAGGTTTATGAGGAAGTCCACGCTGCCGAAGCGGCGATCTGA
- the trmFO gene encoding methylenetetrahydrofolate--tRNA-(uracil(54)-C(5))-methyltransferase (FADH(2)-oxidizing) TrmFO yields the protein MDRIHVIGAGLAGSEAALAAAQSGVRVRLYEMRPHRMTPAHRTGGFAELVCSNSLGGEGPNNAKGLLQAEMRSAGSVVMRAADLHRIPAGGALAVEREGFSAFITQAVSSHPYIEVVREEIPEIPQGIVVIATGPLTSDALAAHLQSLIGEEFLGFYDAAAPVVLGESINLEVVYRAGRYGQSADYLNCPLTEEEYARFYELLTQARKHTPHDWEHLEFFEGCMPIEELARRGYQTPRFGPMKPVGLPDPRTGKEPFAVVQLRAEDPAGRMWSLVGFQTGLKWGDQKLLVQSIPGLEHAEIVRYGVMHRNTYLNAPRLIHPTLQLRQHPELLVCGVLSGVEGYLESAATGWLAGVNAARLALGAEAVVPPETSMLGGLVRYLATANPQGFQPMNASWGLVPAIESKASKAERRLQMYHRGLQAFVGWLEAVVSPRHQHPTGSL from the coding sequence ATGGACCGTATTCATGTCATCGGAGCCGGGTTGGCTGGGTCGGAGGCGGCTCTGGCTGCTGCCCAATCGGGCGTGAGGGTTCGCCTTTACGAGATGCGCCCACACAGGATGACCCCGGCCCACCGTACCGGGGGTTTTGCCGAGTTGGTCTGCTCGAATAGCCTGGGCGGGGAGGGGCCGAACAACGCCAAGGGACTCTTGCAGGCCGAGATGCGCTCGGCGGGCTCGGTAGTGATGAGGGCCGCGGACTTGCACCGCATCCCGGCTGGGGGGGCTTTGGCGGTTGAGCGCGAGGGGTTTTCGGCCTTCATTACCCAGGCCGTCTCGAGCCACCCCTACATCGAAGTGGTCCGCGAGGAAATCCCTGAGATCCCTCAGGGGATCGTGGTGATCGCTACCGGTCCGCTCACCTCCGACGCCCTGGCGGCCCATCTGCAATCGCTGATTGGGGAGGAGTTTTTGGGGTTTTACGACGCGGCGGCCCCGGTGGTGCTGGGAGAGAGCATCAACCTCGAGGTTGTGTACCGCGCCGGCCGATACGGACAAAGCGCCGATTACCTCAACTGCCCCTTGACCGAGGAGGAGTACGCTCGCTTTTACGAGCTGCTGACGCAGGCGAGAAAGCACACCCCCCACGACTGGGAGCACCTGGAGTTCTTCGAGGGCTGTATGCCCATCGAGGAGCTAGCCCGGCGCGGCTATCAGACCCCGCGGTTTGGCCCCATGAAGCCGGTGGGCCTGCCCGATCCGCGTACCGGCAAGGAGCCTTTTGCGGTGGTGCAGCTGCGCGCGGAGGACCCGGCGGGGCGGATGTGGAGCTTGGTAGGCTTCCAGACCGGACTCAAGTGGGGCGACCAAAAGCTCTTGGTGCAGAGTATCCCCGGGCTCGAGCATGCCGAGATCGTGCGCTATGGGGTCATGCACCGTAACACCTACCTCAACGCCCCTCGGCTCATCCACCCCACCCTGCAGCTACGCCAACACCCCGAGTTGCTGGTTTGCGGGGTGCTCTCTGGGGTGGAGGGCTACTTGGAATCCGCCGCGACTGGCTGGCTGGCCGGGGTAAACGCGGCGCGGCTGGCCTTGGGCGCAGAGGCCGTCGTCCCTCCCGAGACCTCCATGCTGGGTGGGCTGGTTCGTTACCTGGCCACGGCCAACCCCCAAGGTTTTCAACCGATGAACGCCAGCTGGGGTTTGGTTCCTGCTATCGAGAGCAAAGCCAGCAAGGCCGAAAGGCGCCTGCAGATGTACCACCGGGGGTTGCAAGCGTTTGTAGGATGGCTCGAGGCGGTCGTTTCACCTCGCCACCAACACCCCACGGGGAGCCTTTAG
- the murJ gene encoding murein biosynthesis integral membrane protein MurJ — protein MTRIFRNSVVVMIGTLASRLLGVLRQIVFNNAYASDTLKDAFNVAYRVPNLFRELLAEGGVQNALIPVLKSLPDAEVPVFARRFGALLLGLNLAVIGLCWAAAPWLAGLLISPGSPHLREPQNFQTVVLLMRLALPFLLGISMSALFTALLQADERFGASSFSPLAFNLGSMALMLLWPGDPVMLGLSVTVGGFLQALVQLPYLRGFGLEFRPHPALGRALARMGPFVFTTSTRQVLNLVLVNILTFYPQATVTGFYNAELVYLTALGVLAVSPAMAAYPRMSELYAKGDLPGFNRLLEGMIARVAVLLGLASALMGWLAPWLASVFAWTANFTQANRELTTLFLLTFSFSLLPWGLNALLVRGFYAVGEVQRAVRISVLVVLLNTLGYWLLKGQSLYLLNAATVLAGLVGMLLYARRLGIFGHLRLGWLVFLLARVGLAALISGAPAYFVARLFGPPQNFFHDLPALVVAGGVGLLVYVGVARALRLSLRG, from the coding sequence ATGACCCGTATTTTTCGTAACTCCGTGGTGGTCATGATCGGCACCCTAGCCAGCCGGCTGCTGGGGGTATTGCGCCAGATCGTCTTCAATAACGCCTACGCCTCGGATACCCTCAAGGACGCTTTCAACGTGGCCTACCGGGTGCCTAACCTCTTCCGCGAGCTGCTGGCCGAGGGCGGGGTGCAAAACGCCCTGATCCCGGTGCTCAAATCCTTGCCCGACGCGGAGGTTCCGGTGTTCGCCCGCCGCTTCGGGGCCTTGTTGCTGGGGCTCAACCTGGCGGTGATCGGGCTGTGCTGGGCGGCGGCCCCTTGGCTGGCCGGGCTCCTGATCTCGCCGGGCAGCCCCCACCTGCGAGAGCCGCAGAACTTCCAGACGGTGGTGCTCCTGATGCGGCTGGCTTTGCCCTTCCTGCTGGGCATCTCGATGTCGGCCCTGTTCACCGCGCTCCTCCAGGCCGACGAGCGCTTCGGGGCCAGCAGCTTCAGCCCCTTGGCTTTCAACCTGGGCTCGATGGCCTTGATGCTCCTGTGGCCCGGCGACCCGGTGATGCTGGGGCTCTCGGTCACGGTAGGGGGATTCTTGCAGGCATTGGTGCAGCTTCCTTACCTGCGGGGGTTTGGCCTCGAGTTCAGGCCCCACCCCGCTCTTGGGCGCGCTCTGGCCCGGATGGGTCCTTTTGTCTTCACCACCTCCACCCGCCAGGTTCTGAACTTGGTGTTGGTGAATATCCTGACCTTTTACCCGCAAGCTACCGTGACCGGTTTTTACAACGCCGAGCTGGTCTACCTCACCGCTTTGGGGGTACTGGCGGTTTCCCCGGCGATGGCCGCGTATCCCCGCATGTCCGAGCTATATGCCAAAGGAGACCTTCCCGGCTTCAACCGCCTCCTTGAGGGGATGATCGCTCGGGTAGCGGTTCTGCTAGGGCTGGCCTCTGCGCTGATGGGTTGGTTGGCTCCTTGGCTGGCCTCGGTTTTCGCCTGGACCGCGAACTTCACCCAGGCCAACCGCGAGCTCACCACCCTCTTCCTGCTCACTTTCAGTTTTTCCCTCCTCCCCTGGGGCCTCAACGCCCTCTTGGTGCGAGGGTTCTATGCGGTAGGGGAAGTCCAGCGGGCGGTGCGCATCTCGGTGCTGGTGGTGCTCTTGAACACCCTGGGCTACTGGCTCCTCAAAGGGCAAAGCCTCTATCTGCTCAACGCCGCGACGGTATTGGCCGGTTTGGTCGGGATGCTACTCTACGCCCGCCGATTAGGAATTTTTGGGCATTTGCGCCTGGGCTGGTTGGTTTTTCTGCTGGCCCGGGTGGGCCTCGCAGCCCTCATCTCGGGAGCTCCGGCCTACTTCGTGGCCCGCCTCTTCGGGCCGCCGCAGAATTTTTTTCACGACCTCCCGGCCTTGGTCGTAGCCGGGGGGGTGGGGCTTTTGGTGTATGTGGGGGTGGCTCGAGCCCTGCGGCTGTCGCTCAGGGGGTGA
- a CDS encoding TatD family hydrolase: MTDTHCHLDYLEAGELEAALHAARDFRALLTIGTDPVKNRKALEIAAKTPNVWAAVGLHPTEAEQLSSHLEADLSELARHPKVRAIGESGLDFYWKPETRSAQYRALDFQAQLAQSRGLPLIFHVRSAKGSDDAERELAEWLRLHRPPRFVLHAFGGHKQLLQVGLELGGYFSFAGSLTYKKNDTLRDAARQVPLDRLLVETDSPFLPPEPHRGKRNHPALVRHTLEQLAALREMESRAMEHLTDENAQRLFAFA; encoded by the coding sequence GTGACCGACACCCACTGCCACTTGGACTACCTAGAAGCAGGCGAACTCGAGGCTGCCCTCCATGCAGCGCGCGACTTCCGCGCCCTCCTAACCATCGGCACCGACCCGGTGAAAAACCGCAAAGCCCTCGAAATCGCCGCGAAAACCCCCAACGTCTGGGCCGCCGTCGGGCTACACCCCACCGAGGCCGAGCAGCTCTCCTCCCACCTCGAGGCCGACCTGAGCGAACTCGCCCGGCACCCCAAAGTGCGGGCTATCGGCGAAAGTGGGCTGGATTTTTACTGGAAACCCGAAACCCGTTCTGCCCAGTACCGGGCCTTGGACTTCCAAGCCCAACTCGCCCAAAGCCGGGGCCTCCCCCTCATCTTTCACGTCCGCAGCGCCAAAGGCAGCGACGACGCCGAGCGCGAGCTGGCCGAGTGGCTCCGGCTCCACCGCCCTCCCCGGTTCGTGCTCCACGCCTTCGGGGGGCATAAGCAACTGCTGCAGGTGGGCTTGGAGCTCGGGGGCTACTTCAGCTTCGCCGGGTCCCTCACCTACAAGAAGAACGACACCCTGCGAGATGCCGCCCGGCAGGTGCCGCTCGACAGGCTGTTAGTAGAGACCGACAGCCCCTTTCTCCCCCCCGAGCCACACCGGGGCAAGCGCAACCATCCGGCCCTGGTGCGCCACACCCTCGAGCAGCTGGCCGCGCTGAGGGAGATGGAAAGCCGAGCGATGGAGCACCTCACCGATGAAAACGCCCAGCGGTTGTTTGCCTTCGCTTGA
- a CDS encoding cytochrome c oxidase subunit 3 → MERHPKQTLKGPSQLVSDWASDLSAFKVVWGKAMMWIFLLSDTFIFGSFITSYASARLAASTTNSWPSPKEVFALHIGETEVPLLLIAIMTVVLISSSGTMAIAVYHAYAKRKVQTAIFMVLTALLGLTFVSMQAFEWTHLIVDLGFRPWGNPMGAPQFGSSFFMLTGFHGLHVTIGVIYLTAVAVRVLKGVYDRGSYVGVEICGLYWHFVDLVWVFIFAFFYLF, encoded by the coding sequence GTGGAGCGACACCCTAAGCAAACCCTAAAGGGCCCCAGCCAACTGGTGAGCGATTGGGCCAGCGACCTCTCGGCCTTCAAGGTGGTCTGGGGCAAGGCCATGATGTGGATCTTCCTGCTCTCCGACACCTTCATCTTTGGCTCGTTTATCACCAGCTACGCCTCGGCCCGGCTAGCGGCCAGCACAACCAACTCCTGGCCTTCCCCTAAAGAAGTATTTGCTTTGCACATCGGCGAGACCGAAGTCCCGCTTTTGCTTATCGCCATCATGACGGTAGTGCTGATCAGCTCGAGCGGAACCATGGCCATCGCGGTCTATCACGCCTACGCCAAACGTAAGGTGCAGACTGCCATATTCATGGTGCTCACCGCCCTGCTAGGCCTGACCTTCGTCTCGATGCAGGCGTTTGAGTGGACTCACCTCATCGTGGATCTGGGCTTCCGCCCCTGGGGCAATCCCATGGGCGCACCCCAATTCGGCTCTTCCTTTTTTATGCTCACCGGCTTCCACGGCCTGCACGTAACCATCGGGGTGATCTACCTCACCGCGGTAGCGGTGCGGGTGCTAAAAGGGGTTTACGACCGGGGCAGTTACGTGGGTGTGGAAATTTGCGGGCTCTACTGGCACTTCGTGGATTTGGTGTGGGTTTTCATCTTCGCGTTCTTCTACCTGTTCTAA
- the aspS gene encoding aspartate--tRNA(Asn) ligase, which produces MSRVLASEVPHHVGEQVSLLGFLHWKRDLGGIQFALLRDRSGIVQVVVEKGVNLPLAESSLRVTGKVVENAKAPGGYEVLANGIEVVSAALEPSPIEIPKEEWRVNPETLLEYRYVSLRGEKARAALKVQAALVRGFRNYLDAQGFTEIYTPKIVSAGAEGGSNLFGVDYFEKRAYLAQSPQLYKQIMVGVYERVYEVAPVFRAEEHATSRHLNEYLSLDVEMGFIQDEFEVIDLEENLLRAMLEEARQATPKQLAMLEVEWPNTQEMPRLSHAEARRILREELSMPVGQDFNEEAERALGAYAKERWGVDFLFVTKYPEVARPFYAYPEGNGVTRGFDLLFRGLEITSGGQRVHQYEVLVEQLRKKGNDPANFTGYLEVFKYGMPPHGGFAIGAERLTQKLLGLPNVRYARAFPRDRHRLTP; this is translated from the coding sequence ATGTCGAGAGTACTGGCAAGCGAAGTACCCCATCACGTCGGGGAGCAGGTTAGCCTGCTGGGCTTTTTGCACTGGAAGCGCGACCTGGGGGGCATCCAGTTCGCCCTCCTGCGTGACCGCAGCGGGATCGTGCAAGTAGTGGTGGAGAAGGGGGTGAACCTCCCCCTGGCCGAGTCGAGCCTACGGGTAACGGGCAAGGTGGTGGAAAACGCCAAAGCCCCCGGCGGCTATGAGGTGCTGGCCAACGGGATCGAAGTGGTGTCGGCGGCCCTCGAGCCCTCCCCCATCGAGATCCCCAAGGAAGAGTGGCGGGTCAACCCAGAGACCCTACTCGAGTACCGCTACGTGAGCTTGCGGGGGGAGAAAGCCCGGGCCGCCCTAAAGGTGCAGGCGGCCTTGGTGCGCGGTTTCCGCAACTACTTGGATGCGCAAGGGTTCACCGAGATCTACACCCCCAAGATCGTCTCGGCGGGGGCCGAGGGGGGGAGTAACCTCTTCGGGGTGGATTACTTCGAGAAACGGGCCTACCTAGCCCAATCGCCCCAGCTCTACAAGCAGATCATGGTGGGGGTCTACGAGCGGGTCTACGAGGTGGCCCCGGTCTTCCGCGCCGAAGAGCACGCCACCAGCCGCCACCTGAACGAATATCTGTCGCTCGACGTGGAGATGGGCTTCATCCAAGACGAGTTCGAGGTTATCGACCTCGAGGAGAACCTGCTGCGGGCCATGCTCGAGGAGGCCCGGCAGGCTACGCCCAAGCAGCTGGCGATGCTCGAGGTGGAGTGGCCCAACACCCAAGAGATGCCCCGGCTCTCTCACGCCGAAGCTCGGCGCATCCTGCGCGAAGAGCTTTCTATGCCGGTTGGCCAGGATTTCAACGAGGAGGCCGAGCGGGCGTTGGGGGCTTACGCCAAGGAGCGGTGGGGGGTGGACTTCCTCTTCGTCACCAAGTACCCCGAAGTGGCCCGACCCTTTTACGCCTACCCCGAGGGAAACGGGGTGACGCGGGGCTTCGACCTGTTATTCCGCGGGCTGGAGATCACCTCGGGTGGGCAGCGGGTGCACCAGTACGAGGTTTTGGTCGAGCAACTAAGGAAAAAAGGCAACGACCCGGCGAACTTCACAGGCTACTTGGAGGTGTTCAAGTACGGGATGCCCCCCCACGGCGGGTTCGCCATCGGGGCGGAACGGCTCACCCAGAAGCTCTTGGGGTTGCCCAACGTGCGCTATGCGCGGGCCTTCCCCCGCGACCGCCACCGGCTCACCCCCTGA